One genomic segment of Pseudomonas sp. p1(2021b) includes these proteins:
- the gspI gene encoding type II secretion system minor pseudopilin GspI: MTPRSRRERGFTLLEVLVALAIFAVLAVAVSTATRHVLMQSQGLQDRLFASWIADNHLTELRLQPTQPAGQRTLAVTYDRRRWTLVETRRRLAGHGLVEVHVRVGLTADGQVLHQASGWMEGADAAE; the protein is encoded by the coding sequence ATGACCCCACGCTCGCGCCGTGAGCGCGGATTCACCTTGCTGGAAGTCCTGGTGGCGCTGGCGATCTTCGCCGTCCTGGCGGTGGCCGTGAGCACCGCTACCCGGCATGTGCTGATGCAGTCGCAGGGTTTGCAGGACCGCCTGTTCGCCAGCTGGATCGCCGATAACCACCTGACCGAGCTGCGCTTACAGCCGACGCAGCCGGCTGGGCAGCGCACGCTGGCGGTGACCTACGACCGACGCCGCTGGACGCTGGTCGAGACCCGTCGCCGCCTGGCGGGGCATGGCCTGGTGGAAGTCCATGTGCGTGTGGGTCTCACCGCGGATGGCCAGGTGCTGCACCAGGCCAGCGGGTGGATGGAGGGCGCCGATGCTGCCGAATGA
- a CDS encoding general secretion pathway protein GspK has translation MNRQRQKGLALVTVLLIMALLSLLVAGMLRSHRLLLGGVTQQVDATRLLQLAHGAERKVLAQLRQGVAEVVQVTHGGQPWARPQAFALGEGRVRTQVSDLSARYNLGALLALKTPDPILLERWERLCHWLQVEPPVLDSLMGQPLLDITQLRALPGVSAEVMDRLKPWVVALPKEARLNINTAPAQVLAALEGLSPAVAHQLVAERPEEGFTRVDQFLALPQVDGLGITSRGLTVSSQWFRLEVQVELGGRRMYLYSDLEIDLNTHRVRVVRRVFSAVREQMPDE, from the coding sequence ATGAACCGGCAGCGGCAAAAGGGGCTGGCGCTGGTCACGGTGCTGCTGATCATGGCGCTGTTGTCGTTGCTGGTCGCCGGCATGTTGCGCAGCCACCGACTGCTGCTGGGTGGTGTCACCCAGCAAGTCGACGCTACACGTTTGTTGCAGCTGGCCCATGGCGCGGAGCGCAAGGTCCTGGCGCAGTTGCGCCAGGGGGTGGCCGAGGTGGTGCAGGTGACCCATGGCGGTCAGCCTTGGGCCCGGCCCCAGGCGTTCGCCCTGGGTGAGGGGCGGGTACGCACGCAGGTGTCGGACCTCTCGGCGCGATACAACCTGGGTGCATTGCTGGCACTCAAGACGCCTGACCCGATATTGCTCGAACGCTGGGAACGCCTTTGCCATTGGTTGCAGGTCGAACCTCCTGTGCTGGACAGCCTGATGGGGCAGCCGCTGCTCGACATCACCCAGCTACGCGCGTTGCCGGGTGTGTCCGCCGAGGTGATGGACCGCCTGAAACCCTGGGTCGTTGCGTTGCCCAAGGAGGCCCGGCTCAACATCAATACCGCCCCGGCACAGGTCTTGGCTGCGCTGGAGGGGCTGTCGCCGGCGGTTGCCCATCAGTTGGTGGCTGAACGGCCCGAGGAAGGCTTCACCCGGGTCGACCAGTTCCTGGCCCTGCCACAGGTGGATGGCCTTGGCATCACCAGCCGTGGGCTGACGGTGAGCAGCCAGTGGTTTCGACTCGAGGTGCAGGTGGAGCTCGGTGGCAGGCGGATGTACCTGTACAGCGACCTGGAAATCGATCTGAACACGCACCGGGTTCGGGTGGTGCGACGTGTATTTTCTGCAGTGCGGGAGCAAATGCCGGATGAGTGA
- the gspF gene encoding type II secretion system inner membrane protein GspF, with translation MALFRYQAQDARGARQRGTLEAPGARQARKALRDQGLLVLQVEPVRESPFNGLLTRNHLSLARRSLLTRQLATLLHAGVPLTEALQAVAAQTTQRQVRQVLRGVAERVAEGHALAQALGTYPQAFPMVYRATVAAAERSGHLAGVLDRLAEHGENQQALRQKVQLAMVYPVILLVVSLLVVGFLLGYVVPDVVQAFARDQAQLPMATQVLIALSDATNHYGGLGVAALAAAAAAVYWALRDPARRRKWHGVSLRLPAYGEFVRASEAARFISTLAILGRSGVALVEAMHIGAGVIGNLVLRERLLEAARELGEGATLANCLARSETLPPLMLHMIASGERAGELDTMLERAADLQGKQLAGRISLLVSLCEPLMLLVMGGIVLFIVLAILLPILNLNQLVN, from the coding sequence ATGGCGTTGTTTCGCTATCAGGCCCAGGATGCCCGCGGCGCCCGCCAACGGGGTACATTGGAAGCGCCGGGCGCGCGCCAGGCCCGGAAGGCCCTGCGCGACCAGGGGCTGCTGGTGCTGCAGGTCGAACCTGTACGGGAATCGCCGTTCAATGGCTTGCTGACGCGCAACCACCTGAGCCTTGCCCGGCGCTCGCTGCTGACCCGGCAACTGGCGACCTTGCTGCATGCGGGCGTGCCGCTGACCGAAGCCTTGCAGGCTGTCGCCGCGCAAACCACTCAACGCCAAGTGCGGCAAGTGCTGCGCGGCGTGGCTGAGCGCGTCGCCGAAGGCCACGCCCTGGCGCAAGCGCTTGGGACTTATCCACAGGCGTTTCCCATGGTCTACCGGGCCACTGTCGCCGCGGCGGAGCGCTCCGGCCACCTGGCCGGGGTGCTCGACCGCCTGGCCGAACATGGCGAGAACCAGCAGGCCCTGCGCCAGAAGGTCCAGCTGGCGATGGTGTACCCAGTGATCCTGCTGGTGGTCTCGTTGCTGGTGGTGGGCTTTCTGCTGGGCTATGTGGTGCCGGATGTGGTGCAGGCGTTTGCCCGGGATCAGGCCCAACTACCCATGGCGACCCAGGTACTGATTGCGCTCAGCGACGCCACCAACCACTACGGGGGGCTGGGCGTTGCAGCCTTGGCGGCAGCGGCTGCGGCAGTGTACTGGGCCTTGCGCGATCCCGCCCGGCGCCGGAAATGGCATGGTGTGTCGTTGCGCCTGCCGGCATACGGCGAGTTCGTTCGCGCCAGCGAAGCGGCGCGTTTCATCAGCACCTTGGCGATCCTCGGCCGCAGCGGTGTCGCCCTGGTCGAAGCCATGCACATCGGTGCCGGTGTCATCGGCAACCTGGTACTGCGCGAGCGCTTGCTGGAGGCCGCCCGCGAGCTTGGCGAAGGCGCCACGCTGGCCAACTGCCTGGCGCGTAGCGAGACCTTGCCGCCCCTGATGCTGCACATGATCGCCAGCGGCGAGCGCGCCGGCGAGCTGGACACCATGCTCGAACGTGCCGCCGACCTTCAAGGCAAGCAGCTGGCGGGGCGGATATCCCTGCTGGTGAGCCTTTGCGAACCCCTGATGCTGCTGGTGATGGGCGGCATCGTGTTGTTCATCGTGCTCGCCATCCTGTTGCCGATCCTCAACCTCAACCAACTGGTCAATTGA
- a CDS encoding YgiW/YdeI family stress tolerance OB fold protein yields MKARYLALILAPLFSTAALAAGYTGPGAQSVTTVAAANDAADDTPVVLQGYVTKKINNDDKYEFKDNTGTITVEIDDEDLPQTPFNDKTKVKLTGEVEKHLMSREVDVDIVEIVN; encoded by the coding sequence ATGAAAGCTCGTTACCTCGCTCTGATCCTCGCCCCATTGTTCAGCACTGCCGCCCTGGCAGCCGGCTACACCGGCCCCGGCGCCCAGTCGGTGACCACCGTCGCCGCCGCCAACGATGCCGCCGACGACACCCCGGTGGTGCTGCAAGGCTACGTGACCAAGAAGATCAACAACGACGACAAGTACGAGTTCAAGGACAACACTGGCACCATCACCGTCGAGATCGATGACGAAGACCTGCCGCAGACGCCGTTCAACGACAAGACCAAGGTCAAGCTCACCGGCGAGGTGGAGAAGCACCTGATGAGCCGTGAAGTGGATGTGGACATCGTCGAGATCGTCAACTGA
- a CDS encoding MFS transporter has product MKSVVAPLSLDPEPATPAPNDAWIEKGTPAFMKTVLALFSGGFATFALLYCVQPMMPLLSHEFSINAAQSSLVLSVSTAMLAFGLLVTGPISDRIGRKPVMVCALLCAALATLASAVMPTWELVLATRALVGLALSGLAAVAMTYLSEEIHPQHIGLAMGLYIGGNAIGGMSGRLISGVLIDFVSWHTAMLAIGGLALVAALVFWKVLPESRNFRPQPMNPRSLLDGFAMHFRDAGLPWLFLEAFLLMGAFVTLFNYIGYRLLAGPYHMNQALVGLLSVVYLSGIYSSAQVGALADKLGRRKVFWASILVMAGGLLLTLANPLTVVILGMLVFTFGFFGAHSVASSWIGRRALKAKGQASSLYLFCYYAGSSVAGTAGGVFWHQAGWNGIGLFIGSLLAVALLVALHLSRLPPKSSTPSM; this is encoded by the coding sequence GTGAAATCCGTCGTCGCCCCGCTTTCCCTCGACCCCGAGCCTGCCACGCCTGCCCCGAACGACGCCTGGATCGAAAAAGGCACGCCCGCCTTCATGAAAACCGTGCTGGCGTTGTTCAGCGGTGGCTTTGCCACCTTCGCGCTGTTGTACTGCGTGCAGCCGATGATGCCGCTGCTGTCCCATGAGTTTTCCATCAACGCGGCACAGAGCAGCCTGGTGCTCTCGGTGTCCACCGCCATGTTGGCTTTCGGTCTGCTGGTCACCGGGCCGATTTCCGACCGTATCGGCCGCAAGCCGGTCATGGTCTGCGCCTTGCTCTGCGCCGCCCTGGCAACCTTGGCCAGCGCGGTGATGCCGACCTGGGAGCTGGTACTGGCCACCCGGGCACTGGTGGGGCTGGCCTTGAGTGGCCTGGCCGCCGTGGCCATGACTTACCTGAGCGAAGAAATCCATCCACAGCACATCGGCCTGGCCATGGGCCTGTACATCGGTGGCAATGCCATCGGTGGCATGAGCGGGCGCCTGATCAGCGGTGTGCTGATCGACTTCGTCAGCTGGCACACTGCGATGCTGGCCATCGGCGGCCTGGCCCTGGTGGCGGCGTTGGTGTTCTGGAAGGTGCTGCCCGAATCCCGCAATTTCCGTCCCCAGCCCATGAACCCTCGCAGCCTGCTGGACGGCTTCGCCATGCATTTTCGTGATGCCGGCCTGCCCTGGCTGTTCCTCGAGGCCTTCCTGCTGATGGGCGCCTTCGTCACCTTGTTCAACTACATCGGCTATCGCCTGCTGGCAGGGCCCTACCACATGAACCAAGCCTTGGTGGGCCTGCTATCGGTGGTGTACCTATCGGGCATCTACAGCTCCGCCCAGGTGGGCGCGCTGGCGGACAAACTGGGCCGGCGCAAGGTGTTCTGGGCGAGCATCCTGGTGATGGCCGGCGGCTTGTTGCTGACCTTGGCCAACCCGCTCACGGTGGTGATTCTGGGCATGCTGGTATTCACCTTCGGCTTCTTCGGCGCACACTCGGTGGCCAGCAGCTGGATCGGCCGCCGAGCGTTGAAGGCCAAGGGGCAGGCATCGTCGCTGTACCTGTTCTGCTATTACGCAGGTTCCAGCGTGGCCGGGACGGCGGGCGGAGTGTTCTGGCACCAGGCCGGGTGGAACGGCATCGGGCTGTTCATCGGCAGCCTGCTGGCGGTGGCGTTGCTAGTGGCGTTGCACCTGAGCAGGTTGCCGCCGAAGTCTTCCACACCATCGATGTAG
- the gspL gene encoding type II secretion system protein GspL, translating into MSDNWLYLLPAGTGAIDTQWPVWVRTAAGELHRSCMGEVASILSGAAVVVVPMEMVGSCEVGPLPGRRPKPDTLAFAAEDQLAAPLESVHLAFGPANEQGLRRGLVIDREAMDSLLALLQAQGIEPLALHVDADLLCGEPACALWVEGRWLIGGTGVPRLAAAPQVAEVLAQKLPAMAWLAETQPAGLARRTQSIPCAFDTLRQGRGQAIDLLQGAYRRRRASAPWRALAVGGVMAFAMVCVADYLRAGWLLQRTAQLQAESRQAFQRWAPEQPLSADLASQIRALEYRPQPTTAIEGLASLGEQLVETGNVTVTQATLSAAEGWRVEVLAQGFDDLERLRQRVPAVSMDQARQDEQGVRATLTWRAAR; encoded by the coding sequence ATGAGTGACAATTGGTTGTACCTGCTGCCCGCGGGAACAGGGGCGATCGATACGCAGTGGCCCGTGTGGGTGCGAACGGCCGCTGGTGAGCTGCACCGCTCCTGCATGGGTGAAGTGGCGTCGATCCTGAGTGGCGCGGCCGTGGTGGTGGTGCCGATGGAAATGGTCGGCAGCTGCGAAGTCGGCCCGCTGCCAGGCCGGCGGCCCAAGCCCGATACCTTGGCCTTCGCCGCCGAGGACCAACTGGCAGCACCGCTGGAGAGCGTGCACCTGGCCTTCGGCCCAGCGAACGAGCAGGGGCTCCGTCGGGGGCTTGTGATTGACCGAGAGGCCATGGACAGCCTGCTGGCCCTGCTGCAGGCACAGGGTATCGAGCCGCTTGCCCTGCATGTCGATGCTGACCTGCTGTGTGGCGAACCCGCGTGCGCGTTGTGGGTCGAGGGGCGTTGGTTGATTGGCGGTACCGGGGTGCCACGGTTGGCTGCCGCCCCCCAGGTCGCCGAGGTGCTGGCGCAAAAGCTGCCGGCCATGGCGTGGCTGGCCGAAACGCAGCCTGCAGGGCTTGCCCGGCGTACCCAATCGATCCCCTGTGCCTTCGACACGCTCAGGCAAGGCCGCGGGCAGGCCATCGACCTGCTCCAGGGCGCCTATCGACGGCGCCGTGCGAGCGCGCCCTGGCGTGCCCTGGCGGTTGGGGGGGTGATGGCGTTCGCGATGGTGTGCGTGGCCGATTACCTGCGCGCCGGCTGGCTGCTGCAGCGTACGGCACAGCTGCAGGCGGAAAGCCGCCAGGCCTTTCAACGTTGGGCGCCCGAACAGCCTCTCAGCGCGGATCTCGCCAGCCAGATACGGGCACTCGAATACCGCCCGCAACCGACAACGGCTATCGAAGGGCTGGCGTCGCTCGGCGAGCAGTTGGTCGAAACCGGAAACGTAACCGTTACCCAGGCGACGCTGAGCGCCGCCGAAGGCTGGCGCGTGGAGGTGCTGGCGCAAGGGTTCGACGACCTCGAGCGCCTTCGCCAACGCGTTCCGGCGGTATCGATGGATCAGGCCCGCCAGGACGAACAGGGTGTGCGGGCCACGCTGACCTGGAGGGCAGCACGATGA
- the gspJ gene encoding type II secretion system minor pseudopilin GspJ: MLPNEAGKVHRQQGFTLIELLLAIAIFALLAVGTGRLLDVLVRADAKRQDQAEAVRALGRAMSLVQRDALQAYLPGSLNKSGYGLTLEQQRMGWLLAGTQDSQPLPRSDVRLVDYWLEDGVLWRRRNTLEQGLGLPQRLLDGIVELRWRVYVPGVGWQAQWPFAQRRPTPPQALEIILSTQRFGQVRRVLPLAGASQ, encoded by the coding sequence ATGCTGCCGAATGAAGCGGGCAAGGTGCACCGCCAGCAGGGTTTCACCCTGATCGAATTGCTGTTGGCCATCGCCATCTTCGCGCTGTTGGCGGTCGGCACCGGGCGTCTGCTCGATGTGCTGGTGCGTGCCGATGCCAAGCGCCAGGACCAGGCCGAAGCCGTGCGCGCGTTGGGTCGGGCAATGAGCCTGGTGCAACGGGATGCACTGCAAGCGTACCTGCCTGGGAGCCTGAACAAGAGCGGCTATGGCCTCACGCTGGAGCAGCAGCGTATGGGCTGGTTGCTCGCCGGCACCCAGGACAGCCAACCCTTGCCACGCAGCGACGTGAGGCTGGTCGATTACTGGTTGGAGGATGGTGTGCTCTGGCGGCGGCGCAATACCTTGGAGCAAGGCCTAGGTCTTCCCCAGCGTCTGCTCGACGGTATCGTCGAGCTGCGCTGGCGCGTGTATGTGCCCGGGGTCGGCTGGCAGGCGCAATGGCCCTTCGCGCAGCGCAGGCCGACACCGCCGCAAGCATTGGAAATCATTTTGTCGACGCAGCGTTTCGGGCAAGTGCGACGTGTGCTGCCCCTGGCGGGGGCCAGCCAATGA
- the gspM gene encoding type II secretion system protein GspM produces MMQWREHALVRQWRQIPGERRMTIAIALWALALVALWQLAWVPGQARLQQAEQALAREQALAAHLQRVSAGPARKQEAVQVLTPARLSERAQAAGVRIIGLEARAQQVDVSFEGSPAVMFAWLHALEREGGRVRDMQLQVMDDQLQARVSLELDEA; encoded by the coding sequence ATGATGCAATGGCGCGAACATGCCTTGGTGCGCCAATGGCGACAGATACCGGGCGAGCGACGGATGACGATCGCCATCGCCCTATGGGCGTTGGCCTTGGTTGCGTTGTGGCAGCTGGCTTGGGTACCAGGCCAGGCACGTCTGCAGCAGGCTGAACAGGCGCTGGCCCGAGAACAGGCGCTGGCCGCCCATCTGCAGCGGGTATCGGCTGGGCCCGCCCGGAAGCAGGAGGCCGTCCAGGTGTTGACACCGGCCAGGCTGAGCGAGCGGGCCCAGGCGGCGGGCGTGCGCATCATCGGCCTTGAGGCCAGGGCCCAGCAGGTCGATGTCAGCTTCGAAGGCTCGCCGGCCGTGATGTTTGCATGGCTGCATGCGCTTGAGCGTGAAGGCGGCCGGGTACGGGACATGCAATTGCAGGTCATGGACGACCAGCTCCAGGCCAGGGTCAGTCTGGAACTGGACGAGGCATGA
- a CDS encoding LysR family transcriptional regulator yields the protein MELRHLRYFIAVAEELHFGRAAQQLGISQPPLSQQIQALEQELGARLFERTNRRVELSEAGRLFLDEARQVLAQVEKAADVARRAQLGELGEMKIGFTSSAPFTSRIPKALHAFRQRFPAVHLNLREMSSRDVADAVFDETIEVGLMRPMALPEGLVATELFSEPLVAVIHASHPLAQGSEQGVYMQALANEPFVFFPRSYGSGLHAQLLSLARQAGFSPHFAQEAGEAMTIIGLVSAGLGVSVLPASFQRMRIDGVVYRTLLDEGATTAVWLVQRQAAGSAMARAFAELLTR from the coding sequence ATGGAATTGCGTCATCTGCGGTATTTCATCGCTGTAGCTGAAGAACTGCACTTCGGTCGTGCTGCCCAGCAGCTGGGCATTTCACAACCGCCATTGAGTCAGCAGATCCAGGCCCTGGAGCAGGAACTGGGCGCGCGCCTGTTCGAGCGCACCAACCGTCGGGTCGAGTTGAGCGAGGCCGGGCGCCTGTTTCTCGACGAAGCGCGCCAAGTCCTGGCCCAGGTGGAAAAGGCTGCGGACGTTGCCCGGCGTGCGCAGTTGGGTGAGCTGGGCGAGATGAAGATCGGCTTCACCTCTTCGGCGCCGTTCACTTCGAGGATCCCCAAGGCGCTGCATGCCTTTCGCCAGCGCTTTCCCGCGGTGCACCTGAACCTGCGCGAGATGAGCAGCCGTGACGTGGCCGACGCGGTGTTCGACGAAACCATCGAGGTTGGCCTGATGCGCCCGATGGCGTTGCCCGAAGGGCTGGTGGCTACCGAACTGTTCAGCGAGCCGCTGGTGGCGGTGATCCATGCCTCCCACCCTTTGGCCCAGGGCAGCGAACAGGGGGTGTACATGCAGGCCCTGGCCAACGAGCCCTTCGTGTTCTTCCCGCGCAGCTACGGCAGCGGGTTGCATGCACAATTGCTGAGCCTGGCGCGCCAGGCCGGGTTCAGCCCGCATTTCGCCCAGGAAGCGGGCGAGGCGATGACCATCATCGGCCTGGTGTCGGCGGGGTTGGGCGTGTCGGTGTTGCCGGCGTCGTTCCAGCGCATGCGTATCGATGGCGTGGTGTACCGGACCCTGCTGGACGAGGGCGCGACGACAGCGGTGTGGCTGGTCCAGCGGCAGGCGGCAGGCTCGGCCATGGCCAGGGCGTTCGCCGAGTTGTTGACCCGGTAG
- the gspH gene encoding type II secretion system minor pseudopilin GspH: MKRRRAQGFTLLELLVVIALLGIVMGMAGLRFGRDPQRVASQEASLFLQVLQHARQQAVLEGRTLGIRVDPQGYQVLRAAGQGWEAAGQRQAIELALRLTIDGGPVSIPVRGDAPQLVISSNDEHTPFGLYFMAMDRRLARVSSDGLNDPTLAP, from the coding sequence ATGAAACGGCGCCGCGCCCAGGGCTTTACCCTGTTGGAACTGCTGGTGGTCATCGCACTGCTGGGGATCGTCATGGGGATGGCCGGGTTGAGGTTCGGGCGTGACCCCCAGCGAGTGGCCAGCCAGGAAGCCAGCCTTTTCCTGCAGGTGCTGCAGCATGCGCGGCAACAGGCGGTGCTGGAGGGGCGCACCTTGGGTATTCGCGTCGATCCCCAGGGCTACCAAGTGCTCAGGGCAGCCGGGCAAGGGTGGGAAGCTGCGGGCCAGCGCCAGGCGATCGAGCTGGCGCTGCGCCTGACGATCGATGGCGGGCCGGTATCGATCCCCGTACGCGGCGACGCCCCGCAACTGGTGATTTCCAGCAATGACGAGCACACGCCGTTTGGGTTGTATTTCATGGCGATGGACAGACGCCTGGCGAGGGTATCGAGCGATGGACTCAATGACCCCACGCTCGCGCCGTGA
- the fabG gene encoding 3-oxoacyl-ACP reductase FabG, which yields MTDTILVTGSSRGIGRAIALRLARSGFDLALHCRSARDEAEAVAGEVRALGRQARVLQFDVADRGGCAAALEADVEAHGAYYGVVCNAGLTRDGAFPALTEDDWDTVMRTNLDGFYNVLHPLIMPMIRRRAPGRIVCITSVSGLIGNRGQVNYSASKAGLIGAAKALAIELGKRRITVNCVAPGLIDTAMLDEQVPVEELLKMVPAQRMGTPEEVAGAVNFLMSDEAAYITRQVLAVNGGLC from the coding sequence ATGACTGACACCATCCTGGTCACCGGTTCCAGCCGAGGAATCGGGCGCGCCATCGCCCTGCGCCTGGCCCGCTCCGGCTTCGACCTGGCCCTGCATTGCCGCAGCGCGCGAGACGAGGCCGAAGCGGTCGCCGGCGAAGTCCGTGCCTTGGGCCGCCAGGCGCGGGTCTTGCAGTTCGACGTGGCCGACCGAGGCGGCTGTGCCGCGGCGCTCGAGGCCGATGTCGAAGCCCATGGCGCCTATTACGGTGTGGTGTGCAACGCCGGGCTGACCCGTGACGGCGCCTTCCCGGCGCTGACCGAGGACGATTGGGACACGGTCATGCGCACCAACCTCGACGGTTTCTACAACGTGCTGCACCCACTGATCATGCCGATGATCCGCCGCCGCGCCCCTGGCCGGATCGTCTGCATCACCTCGGTGTCCGGCCTGATCGGCAACCGTGGCCAGGTCAACTACAGCGCTTCCAAGGCCGGCCTGATCGGTGCGGCGAAGGCGCTGGCCATCGAGCTGGGCAAGCGCCGCATCACGGTCAACTGCGTGGCGCCGGGCCTGATCGACACCGCCATGCTCGACGAACAGGTGCCGGTGGAGGAACTGCTCAAGATGGTCCCGGCGCAGCGCATGGGCACGCCCGAGGAAGTGGCGGGCGCGGTGAACTTCCTGATGTCGGACGAAGCCGCCTACATCACCCGCCAGGTCCTGGCGGTCAACGGAGGGCTGTGCTGA
- the gspG gene encoding type II secretion system major pseudopilin GspG: MSIRSARRAQRGFTLIEIMVVVIILGVLGALVLPNVMSRPDHAKLTAARTDIQSISTALEIYRLDNGRYPSTAQGLDALVKRPTVAPLPRQWNAQGYLKSTPTDPWGSPYQYMSPGTRSNQGYDLYSLGADGQPGGEGMDAEIGNWSE; encoded by the coding sequence ATGTCCATTCGTTCCGCGCGCCGTGCACAACGCGGCTTCACCCTTATCGAAATCATGGTGGTGGTCATCATCCTTGGCGTGCTGGGCGCGCTGGTGCTGCCCAACGTGATGAGCCGTCCGGACCACGCCAAGCTCACCGCGGCCCGTACCGACATCCAGTCGATTTCCACCGCCCTGGAAATCTACCGGCTGGACAACGGCCGCTACCCAAGCACTGCCCAGGGCCTCGACGCCCTGGTCAAACGTCCCACCGTGGCGCCGTTGCCGCGTCAGTGGAATGCCCAGGGCTACCTCAAGAGCACGCCTACCGACCCGTGGGGCTCGCCTTATCAGTACATGAGCCCCGGTACACGCTCGAACCAAGGCTATGACCTGTACTCCCTGGGGGCCGATGGCCAGCCAGGCGGTGAGGGCATGGATGCCGAAATCGGTAACTGGTCTGAATGA
- a CDS encoding beta-ketoacyl-ACP synthase, whose amino-acid sequence MRRVVVTGMAGITALGNDWASIAAQFAANRSGIRRMDEWDRFEELNTRLGGPVDSFQVPAHWTRKQLRSMGRVSRLAVAAAEQALLDAGLLDDPSIRDGRMGVACGSSIGSTEEIKAFGNMLLNSKADGLNANSYVRMMPHTTAANISIFFGLTGRLIPTSSACTSGSQGIGYAYEAIKYGRLPLMLAGGAEELCPSEAMVFDALYATSLKNDTPSLTPRPYDNARDGLVVGEGAGMLVLEELQHALARGARIHAEIVGFGSNADGQHITRPEQATMRRAMELALEDAGLGPEAIGYVNGHGTATEQGDIAETLATHELFGPRMPISSQKSFLGHTLGACGALESWFSIEMMNRDQYVHTLNLDHIDPRCGELDYLRGRFRAMQHEHVMNNNFAFGGVNTSLVFRRWSAGRGSAVHL is encoded by the coding sequence ATGCGTCGCGTCGTGGTTACCGGCATGGCCGGCATCACCGCCCTGGGCAATGACTGGGCCAGCATCGCTGCGCAGTTCGCCGCCAACCGCAGCGGGATCCGGCGCATGGACGAATGGGACCGTTTCGAGGAACTCAATACCCGCCTGGGCGGGCCCGTGGATAGCTTCCAGGTGCCCGCGCATTGGACCCGCAAGCAACTGCGCAGCATGGGCCGCGTGTCCCGCCTGGCGGTGGCGGCTGCCGAACAGGCACTGCTCGACGCCGGGCTGCTCGACGACCCGAGCATCCGTGATGGCCGCATGGGAGTCGCCTGCGGCTCGTCGATCGGCAGCACCGAAGAGATCAAGGCCTTCGGCAACATGCTGCTCAATTCCAAGGCCGATGGCCTGAACGCCAACTCCTACGTACGCATGATGCCGCACACCACCGCGGCCAACATCAGCATCTTCTTCGGCCTCACCGGGCGCCTGATCCCTACGTCCAGTGCCTGCACCAGCGGCAGCCAGGGCATCGGCTATGCGTACGAGGCGATCAAGTACGGGCGCCTGCCGCTCATGCTCGCCGGCGGCGCCGAGGAACTGTGCCCCAGCGAGGCCATGGTCTTCGACGCGCTGTACGCCACCAGCCTGAAGAACGACACCCCATCCCTGACCCCACGGCCCTACGACAATGCACGGGATGGCCTGGTGGTGGGCGAAGGCGCCGGCATGCTGGTGCTCGAGGAGTTGCAGCACGCCCTGGCCCGGGGCGCTCGTATCCATGCCGAGATCGTCGGTTTCGGCAGCAACGCCGACGGCCAGCACATCACCCGCCCCGAACAGGCCACCATGCGCCGGGCCATGGAACTGGCGCTGGAGGATGCAGGCCTTGGGCCCGAGGCCATCGGCTACGTCAACGGCCATGGCACCGCCACCGAGCAAGGCGACATCGCCGAGACGCTGGCCACCCATGAGCTGTTCGGCCCGCGCATGCCCATCAGTTCGCAAAAGAGCTTCCTCGGGCATACCCTGGGGGCCTGCGGGGCGCTGGAGTCCTGGTTCAGCATCGAGATGATGAACCGCGACCAATACGTGCATACCCTGAACCTCGACCACATCGACCCCCGCTGCGGCGAGCTGGACTACCTGCGCGGCCGGTTCCGGGCCATGCAGCATGAGCATGTGATGAACAACAACTTCGCCTTTGGCGGGGTGAATACCTCGCTGGTGTTTCGGCGCTGGTCGGCTGGGCGAGGTAGTGCTGTTCACTTATAG